The following coding sequences lie in one Silene latifolia isolate original U9 population chromosome 5, ASM4854445v1, whole genome shotgun sequence genomic window:
- the LOC141656995 gene encoding putative nucleoredoxin 1, with product MRIPNVPLKSCSVAVANENKNSNCRGNPVDYVSVATENSNPDGGEYIVVDDTNYPVVGMRLAVVPFLSNNGKTTSLIRCSTGEPVGFDVVLRKHLLICCASFDLFTGIHYFRAIMDVYNSLSRDKFEMVFVANSNSTKPAFDEFVSELPCLAIPFSDLDTRHYICSFIGFNHYFYCARLSLVLVDPDEMILYYRDAPDLFLTLGPEWFPYRDSDIEAVNIQDHVLRCRLDPLYKKEIQGYVPEAVMQDALLQEPLSLYRDILHCDPSLALPRFGSVDGARESLTVLELSKRHVVMYLCVDTSFLHELIDLYKECKEKKLDLEILVVWIPLFDFTERIQENFIEDLRRENITSWLLFPKHNNIWRRLWRVFSLHLEQDRMIVLPPNGKPGELEGRGIVEQLGVTEYPFTRTAVLEQRYTALRSLTPDSLFKGTTKARTCLFRKGKERNVRQSSLRGKKLLVYLDWLQLSGDKGKLCDLMMKLYPKIKAKGWEVVFVPLDSELRKPHVKFAKMLWPTMPIRKACEASVREKLIFEGDDNYGNQVIAFNEDGKIVSREAHKGLRKHKLNDSLFYDKLYDELTTIFVWLKG from the coding sequence ATGCGGATTCCAAATGTTCCTTTGAAAAGTTGTAGTGTTGCGGTTGCGAATGAAAATAAAAATAGTAATTGTCGGGGGAATCCGGTTGATTATGTTTCGGTTGCGACTGAAAATAGTAACCCTGATGGCGGCGAATATATAGTTGTTGATGACACTAATTATCCTGTGGTGGGTATGCGTTTGGCTGTGGTACCCTTTTTGTCTAATAATGGTAAAACTACTTCATTGATTCGCTGTTCTACTGGTGAGCCTGTTGGTTTCGATGTCGTCCTCCGAAAACACCTTCTCATTTGCTGTGCCTCCTTTGATCTATTTACTGGAATTCATTACTTCCGTGCCATCATGGATGTTTACAATAGTTTATCTCGGGACAAGTTTGAGATGGTCTTTGTCGCCAATTCCAATTCTACTAAGCCCGCTTTTGATGAGTTTGTTTCTGAATTGCCCTGCCTTGCTATACCATTCTCTGACTTGGACACCCGCCACTATATCTGCTCCTTCATCGGCTTTAACCATTACTTCTACTGCGCTAGGCTTTCCCTCGTTTTGGTCGATCCTGATGAAATGATTTTGTACTACCGTGACGCTCCCGACCTTTTTTTAACATTGGGACCTGAGTGGTTTCCTTATCGTGACAGTGATATTGAGGCTGTAAATATACAAGATCATGTCTTGAGGTGCAGGTTGGATCCCTTGTATAAGAAAGAGATCCAAGGTTATGTTCCTGAAGCCGTTATGCAGGATGCTCTCTTACAGGAGCCACTGTCCCTCTACAGGGATATCCTGCATTGTGATCCCTCCCTCGCTCTTCCGAGGTTTGGGTCTGTCGATGGAGCTCGTGAATCATTAACTGTTTTAGAGCTCAGCAAGAGGCATGTGGTGATGTACCTGTGCGTTGACACAAGTTTCCTTCACGAACTTATCGACCTTTATAAGGAATGCAAAGAAAAAAAGTTGGATCTTGAGATACTTGTGGTATGGATACCTCTTTTCGACTTTACTGAGAGAATCCAGGAAAATTTCATTGAGGATTTGAGGCGGGAAAATATAACATCGTGGTTACTATTTCCCAAACACAACAACATTTGGCGCAGACTGTGGCGAGTTTTTAGCCTGCATCTTGAGCAAGATAGGATGATCGTATTGCCACCGAATGGCAAGCCGGGGGAGCTAGAGGGAAGGGGAATCGTAGAACAATTGGGAGTAACGGAATATCCGTTTACGAGAACCGCAGTCTTGGAACAAAGATACACCGCTCTCAGGTCACTCACCCCTGACTCGTTATTTAAAGGTACCACTAAGGCCCGCACTTGCCTGTTCCGTAAAGGTAAAGAACGCAACGTGCGTCAATCTTCATTACGGGGCAAGAAGTTGCTTGTATACCTCGATTGGCTTCAATTATCAGGTGACAAAGGTAAACTTTGCGACCTGATGATGAAGCTTTACCCTAAAATAAAGGCTAAGGGTTGGGAAGTTGTGTTTGTTCCTTTGGATTCTGAACTTAGAAAACCACATGTCAAGTTTGCTAAGATGTTATGGCCGACTATGCCTATCCGTAAAGCTTGTGAAGCATCTGTGCGTGAGAAACTGATTTTTGAAGGCGACGATAATTATGGTAATCAAGTCATTGCGTTCAATGAAGATGGCAAGATTGTTTCAAGAGAGGCACATAAGGGTCTAAGGAAACATAAGCTCAATGATTCTTTGTTCTATGATAAATTGTATGATGAGCTCACTACTATTTTTGTTTGGCTTAAAGGTTAG